A window of Methanolobus sediminis contains these coding sequences:
- a CDS encoding M20 metallopeptidase family protein: protein MQSFEKWVREIRREFHRNPELSFHEYGTQARIMSILEEIGIDCRKIADTGVIAEVRGMSSGPCIAIRSDTDALAAHEVLSPGNEDYISQNPGVMHACGHDGHMAIVLGVVRLVKEKRKEICGTVRFIFQPAEEVPPGGAIRVIEEGGLDDVDAIIGLHIFSDVDIGQINVRAGPLMASSNRFTVKIFGKGGHHARPDLCIDPIQIAAEFISSLKPAVSQKVDASDHVLGFGAVNSGKQFNRSPDDLELVGSFRTFDDNDIDTIECIMSDLLDSLMHSYSKDGQEGVPSYDLNVYRGYPVLFNDPSFTERASSLLKTMFENVNTHAGPIFGAEDFAYYLREVPGMYTIIGTKNVEKGIVEVNHSSSFDIDEDVLITGVELLYSLATDFLRNSGEYLK, encoded by the coding sequence TTGCAATCATTTGAAAAATGGGTACGTGAGATCCGCAGAGAGTTCCACAGAAATCCTGAGCTCAGTTTTCATGAGTATGGTACGCAGGCAAGAATAATGTCCATACTGGAAGAAATCGGGATAGATTGCAGGAAGATCGCTGACACTGGAGTGATAGCAGAAGTGCGGGGTATGTCTTCAGGTCCATGCATTGCCATACGTTCTGATACTGATGCACTTGCGGCACATGAGGTACTTTCCCCTGGAAATGAGGATTATATTTCTCAGAATCCCGGTGTAATGCATGCGTGCGGTCATGATGGGCACATGGCCATTGTTCTGGGTGTTGTCCGTCTGGTAAAGGAAAAACGAAAGGAAATATGTGGCACTGTCAGATTTATCTTCCAGCCTGCGGAAGAAGTTCCTCCCGGCGGAGCGATAAGGGTTATAGAAGAAGGTGGTCTGGATGATGTGGATGCTATCATTGGTCTGCACATATTCAGTGATGTTGACATTGGCCAGATCAATGTGCGTGCCGGTCCTTTAATGGCAAGTTCTAATCGCTTCACGGTAAAGATATTCGGAAAGGGTGGTCATCATGCAAGACCTGATCTATGTATTGATCCCATACAAATTGCCGCTGAATTCATTTCTTCTTTAAAGCCTGCTGTTTCACAGAAAGTGGATGCTTCTGATCATGTTCTTGGATTTGGTGCGGTGAATAGTGGTAAGCAATTCAACAGATCCCCGGATGATCTCGAACTTGTTGGTAGTTTCAGGACGTTTGATGACAATGATATTGATACTATAGAATGTATTATGTCCGATCTGCTTGATTCACTTATGCATTCATATTCAAAGGATGGCCAGGAAGGAGTTCCTTCATATGACCTGAATGTTTATCGTGGTTATCCTGTTCTTTTCAATGATCCCTCTTTCACAGAAAGAGCCAGCAGCTTGCTAAAAACTATGTTTGAAAATGTGAACACTCATGCAGGCCCGATTTTTGGGGCGGAAGATTTTGCTTATTACCTGCGGGAAGTTCCCGGGATGTACACAATAATCGGAACTAAAAACGTAGAAAAAGGAATAGTTGAAGTGAATCACTCATCCAGTTTTGACATTGATGAGGATGTACTGATAACTGGTGTGGAGTTGCTTTACTCTCTGGCAACGGATTTCCTGAGAAACTCCGGAGAATACCTTAAATGA
- a CDS encoding nucleotidyltransferase domain-containing protein: protein MIKTRLRDFLVTKDDWIFAVSDYFHPHGIRSTLRYVPDENGERELDGKRYKKYDFDVAFDFMRQNRPEWVEDVHVVPEDQIKKVLPPSSAIEKWYGIDSRVTVVVDTLEKAGISRDMMGITGSLLPGLQNEGSDIDFVVYGDQWFIARDAIAKAKSEDGPIDDIDLNMWKRIYNKRIPEISFEEFMVHEKRKGNRGMVEGTYFDLLFVRDWEQIKNPTQRGEDIGTMKIEAKVTNADLAFDAPSVYKVDHDEIDHVLSYTHTYAGQALAGEIIEAQGVVEQVGDIKRLVVGTSREPKGEWIRSLTLLEKERFI from the coding sequence ATGATAAAAACACGACTCAGGGATTTCCTTGTAACAAAAGATGACTGGATCTTTGCAGTTTCCGATTATTTCCACCCACATGGTATTAGGTCAACGCTAAGGTATGTGCCGGACGAGAACGGAGAGCGCGAACTTGACGGCAAACGCTACAAGAAATATGATTTTGACGTTGCTTTTGACTTTATGCGCCAGAACCGCCCTGAATGGGTAGAGGACGTACATGTGGTCCCTGAAGACCAGATCAAAAAAGTGCTTCCCCCGTCAAGTGCCATAGAAAAGTGGTATGGTATTGACAGCAGAGTAACAGTTGTTGTGGACACACTTGAAAAAGCGGGCATCAGCAGGGATATGATGGGAATCACAGGATCTTTACTGCCGGGACTTCAGAACGAAGGCTCAGACATTGATTTTGTAGTTTACGGTGATCAGTGGTTCATAGCAAGGGATGCCATCGCAAAAGCAAAGTCCGAAGACGGACCTATCGATGATATTGATTTGAACATGTGGAAACGCATATACAACAAACGCATCCCGGAGATCTCTTTTGAGGAATTCATGGTCCATGAGAAGAGAAAAGGAAATCGCGGAATGGTAGAAGGTACTTATTTTGATCTTCTTTTCGTCAGGGACTGGGAGCAGATCAAAAACCCAACCCAAAGAGGCGAGGACATTGGCACTATGAAAATAGAGGCAAAGGTCACAAATGCTGATCTTGCGTTTGATGCCCCCTCAGTTTACAAGGTAGATCATGACGAAATCGACCACGTACTCTCATACACACACACATATGCAGGACAGGCTCTTGCAGGAGAAATTATTGAAGCCCAAGGTGTTGTGGAGCAGGTAGGAGACATCAAAAGACTTGTAGTCGGCACTTCCAGAGAGCCAAAAGGCGAATGGATCCGCTCACTTACACTGCTTGAAAAGGAAAGATTTATCTGA
- a CDS encoding DUF2098 domain-containing protein, with the protein MDDSAKIEALSMDGSPIEVGSVVRYLNTGTVGRVTDLKEDEEGIWVLLDSTGLFYKPEVLVIADESELKGEMKERTSAEAAEAYMRSYRAENEAGYDIGQVTGGG; encoded by the coding sequence GTGGACGATTCAGCAAAGATCGAAGCTTTGAGTATGGATGGCAGTCCCATTGAAGTTGGGTCTGTTGTCAGATACCTGAACACAGGCACTGTGGGAAGAGTTACCGATCTTAAAGAAGATGAAGAAGGTATCTGGGTATTGCTTGACAGTACCGGTTTGTTCTATAAACCAGAGGTACTTGTCATCGCAGATGAAAGTGAGCTTAAAGGTGAGATGAAAGAGCGCACATCCGCAGAGGCTGCAGAGGCCTACATGCGTTCTTATAGGGCCGAAAATGAGGCTGGTTATGATATCGGCCAGGTAACAGGCGGTGGTTAA
- the mptA gene encoding GTP cyclohydrolase MptA, which translates to MEVPVVKLPDIQANKPQIPINLTRVGVTNVKKLVQIKRRDKRPVILICTFDIFVDLPSHLKGANLSRNFEAVDEVLEMAVNMPVYEIEQLCSDVAQSLLKRHEYATRAEVLLKSEYVLKRESPSTKMECQEVVDIFAEAIAMRDDVENMEVKKLIGAEVVGMTACPCAQEIMRDNARQELEKIGVDNKHIAEFLHRVPMATHNQRGRGIISIEVVGNVYVSLEKIIEIIEKSMSSSVFELLKRADEAAVVQTAHNNPKFVEDCVRTMAKNVVKDFEHLPDEAVVTIKQINEESIHRHNAFAERVATIGDLRLEISQDA; encoded by the coding sequence ATGGAAGTCCCGGTTGTTAAATTACCAGATATACAGGCTAACAAGCCCCAGATACCCATTAACCTGACACGTGTCGGTGTTACCAACGTTAAAAAGCTCGTACAGATTAAAAGGAGGGACAAGCGTCCAGTTATCCTTATTTGTACCTTTGATATTTTTGTAGATCTCCCATCACACCTGAAAGGTGCCAACCTCTCACGTAACTTTGAGGCTGTTGATGAAGTTCTCGAGATGGCGGTCAACATGCCGGTCTATGAGATCGAGCAGCTTTGCAGTGATGTTGCCCAGAGTCTTTTGAAGCGTCACGAATACGCAACCCGCGCAGAGGTTCTCCTCAAGAGTGAGTATGTCCTCAAAAGAGAATCACCTTCTACAAAGATGGAATGCCAGGAAGTAGTTGATATTTTCGCTGAAGCTATCGCAATGCGTGATGACGTAGAAAATATGGAAGTCAAGAAACTAATCGGTGCCGAAGTGGTGGGAATGACTGCCTGTCCATGCGCTCAGGAGATTATGAGGGACAACGCAAGGCAGGAACTTGAGAAGATTGGTGTTGATAACAAGCATATTGCAGAGTTCCTTCACAGGGTTCCAATGGCAACACACAATCAGCGTGGACGCGGCATAATCTCTATCGAGGTTGTTGGAAACGTTTATGTTTCACTCGAGAAGATCATTGAGATCATCGAAAAATCAATGAGTTCCAGTGTATTTGAGCTTCTTAAGAGGGCTGATGAGGCAGCAGTTGTCCAGACTGCTCACAATAATCCAAAGTTTGTTGAGGATTGTGTAAGGACCATGGCAAAGAATGTTGTCAAGGATTTCGAGCACCTCCCTGATGAAGCAGTTGTCACTATCAAACAGATAAATGAAGAAAGTATCCACAGGCACAATGCCTTTGCTGAAAGGGTTGCAACCATTGGTGACCTGCGTCTTGAAATATCTCAGGATGCTTAA
- a CDS encoding non-histone chromosomal MC1 family protein — protein sequence MSEARNFVLRDKKGNEHGVFTGKQPRQAALKVANRGKGSKSKPEEIRLRERGTKKVHVFKGWKEKVEAPKNKPDWMPDKINKPFVKKVGIEKLEKV from the coding sequence ATGTCTGAAGCAAGAAATTTTGTGTTAAGAGACAAGAAAGGAAATGAGCATGGGGTATTCACTGGAAAACAGCCAAGACAGGCAGCTTTGAAGGTGGCAAACAGAGGTAAAGGAAGCAAATCAAAGCCAGAAGAGATCAGGCTTCGTGAACGTGGAACAAAGAAGGTACACGTATTCAAAGGCTGGAAGGAAAAAGTCGAGGCTCCAAAGAACAAGCCAGACTGGATGCCTGACAAGATCAACAAGCCTTTCGTAAAGAAAGTAGGCATTGAAAAGCTTGAAAAGGTCTGA
- the argB gene encoding acetylglutamate kinase — MTLNRENVLIEALPYIREFHESIMVIKVGGHAMVNPEVMSDIIQDLVLLRFVGIHPIIVHGGGPEISEKMKRMGKESQFVGGLRVTDDETLEIARMVLVGNINTEIVALIGKHGGKGVGLSGKDGKTIIAKKKPSQKVMIENVEHEVDLGWVGDTEIINTELLNILIREGYIPVISPIAMDINGKALNINADTVAGDIAAALKAKKLILMTDVPGLLRDINDRSSRISRVAIEDIDDMVDSGLISGGMIPKMRSAATSVTSGVEKIHIIDGSVSHSILLELFTDTGIGTMVFKKGDE; from the coding sequence ATGACACTTAATCGAGAGAATGTGCTTATTGAGGCATTACCATACATCAGGGAATTCCATGAATCAATAATGGTGATCAAAGTAGGTGGTCACGCAATGGTCAATCCTGAAGTGATGAGTGATATCATACAGGATCTGGTCCTTCTGAGATTTGTAGGAATACACCCGATCATTGTACACGGCGGCGGCCCGGAAATTTCAGAAAAGATGAAACGCATGGGCAAGGAATCCCAGTTTGTCGGTGGTTTGAGGGTCACTGATGATGAAACCCTTGAGATAGCCCGCATGGTCCTTGTGGGAAATATCAACACGGAAATTGTTGCCCTCATTGGCAAGCATGGTGGAAAAGGAGTTGGCCTTTCAGGCAAGGATGGTAAAACCATTATCGCCAAAAAGAAACCATCCCAGAAAGTGATGATCGAGAACGTAGAACATGAAGTAGACCTTGGATGGGTCGGCGATACAGAGATCATCAATACGGAACTGCTCAATATACTCATCAGGGAAGGTTACATTCCGGTAATTTCACCAATTGCCATGGATATCAATGGAAAAGCCCTGAACATTAATGCAGACACAGTCGCAGGAGATATCGCTGCTGCGCTGAAAGCTAAAAAACTCATCCTGATGACAGACGTCCCTGGTCTTCTAAGAGATATCAACGACAGAAGCTCACGCATATCAAGAGTGGCTATTGAAGATATAGACGATATGGTAGATAGCGGCCTCATATCAGGCGGTATGATCCCTAAAATGAGAAGTGCCGCAACATCCGTTACAAGCGGTGTCGAAAAGATACACATCATCGACGGAAGTGTTTCACACTCAATATTACTTGAGTTGTTCACTGACACCGGAATCGGAACAATGGTGTTTAAAAAAGGAGATGAGTGA
- a CDS encoding archaeosine biosynthesis radical SAM protein RaSEA: MSLNKAVLDIRNRQRVKPSPLDVPAASWTGRDIIESGEIDTITIIFKTSGCWWGKAGGCTMCGYVYDSAQDSPSDDDLMAQLGKAMRKASDFDRFMVKIFTSGSFLDTKEIPLEVRHRILEELDNDERIVKVLAETRPEFVTAENVKDCVSVLKNTDFEVAMGLETSSDVIRKQSINKGFTFQNFVDAAIVARENGATVKSYLMLKPLFLSEKEALEDIVQTVRDAAEYTDTFSINLCNVQRGTYVEFLWDRKQYRPPWLWSIVDILQRTKKEFPDMIITSDPVGAGSKRGPHNCRECSHTVADAIRLFSLTQDLSCFEHLSCDCKDLWGQVLELEDHTFGSPILD; the protein is encoded by the coding sequence ATGTCACTTAACAAAGCAGTTCTTGATATCCGTAATCGTCAGAGGGTAAAACCCTCTCCTTTAGATGTTCCTGCAGCCTCATGGACTGGAAGGGATATCATTGAATCCGGTGAGATTGACACAATTACTATTATCTTCAAGACATCCGGATGCTGGTGGGGCAAAGCCGGAGGATGTACTATGTGCGGTTATGTTTATGACAGCGCACAGGACAGTCCTTCAGATGATGACCTGATGGCCCAGCTTGGAAAAGCAATGAGGAAGGCTTCAGATTTTGACCGTTTCATGGTCAAGATATTCACATCAGGCAGTTTCCTTGACACAAAGGAAATCCCGCTTGAAGTAAGGCACAGGATACTTGAAGAACTGGACAACGATGAACGGATCGTTAAAGTGCTGGCAGAGACCCGCCCGGAGTTTGTGACTGCAGAGAATGTGAAGGATTGTGTTTCTGTTCTTAAAAATACGGACTTTGAAGTTGCAATGGGACTTGAGACAAGTTCGGATGTCATACGCAAGCAATCTATCAATAAAGGCTTCACTTTCCAGAACTTTGTTGATGCTGCGATTGTGGCAAGGGAAAACGGCGCAACCGTAAAGTCATATCTCATGCTCAAACCTCTGTTCCTTTCAGAAAAAGAGGCTCTGGAGGATATTGTCCAGACAGTCCGTGACGCCGCAGAGTACACTGACACTTTTTCAATCAATCTATGCAATGTCCAGCGCGGTACTTATGTGGAATTCCTGTGGGACAGGAAGCAATATCGTCCGCCCTGGCTCTGGAGCATTGTAGATATTCTTCAGAGAACAAAGAAAGAGTTCCCTGATATGATAATCACATCCGACCCGGTTGGTGCCGGTTCAAAAAGAGGACCACACAATTGCAGGGAATGCAGTCACACAGTTGCCGATGCAATAAGATTGTTCTCATTGACGCAGGATCTATCATGCTTTGAGCATTTGTCCTGTGATTGTAAGGATCTCTGGGGGCAGGTTCTGGAACTGGAAGACCACACTTTTGGTAGTCCTATCCTTGATTGA
- the guaA gene encoding glutamine-hydrolyzing GMP synthase translates to MVKVDKFIPKAIEKIQTQIDGPAIIALSGGVDSSVCAILAHRAIGDKLTPIYIDTGLMRKGETERIKEIFADMNLEVVDAKDRFLSALAGIEDPEEKRKAVGETFIRVFEEEAKLLQAEYLIQGTIYPDRIESEGGIKSHHNVGGLPSVMDFKAIVEPIDDLYKDEVREVARALELPHEISERMPFPGPGLSVRIVGKVTEELVEAVREANAIVEEELVEQFQPWQTFAAIVGKGTGVKGDVRVHGWIVAVRAVGSRDGMTAEAMELPWSVLRKIESRITAEIPSVARVLYDLTPKPPATIEFE, encoded by the coding sequence ATGGTAAAAGTAGACAAATTCATTCCTAAGGCAATAGAAAAAATCCAGACGCAGATCGATGGTCCTGCCATCATAGCACTTTCCGGTGGTGTTGACAGTTCAGTCTGCGCAATACTTGCACACCGTGCAATCGGTGACAAACTTACACCTATTTACATTGACACAGGTCTCATGCGCAAAGGCGAGACCGAGAGAATAAAGGAAATATTTGCTGATATGAACCTTGAGGTCGTAGATGCAAAAGACCGCTTCCTTTCAGCACTTGCAGGTATCGAGGATCCTGAAGAAAAGCGTAAGGCAGTTGGTGAGACTTTTATTCGTGTTTTTGAGGAAGAGGCGAAATTACTCCAGGCCGAGTACCTCATTCAGGGAACAATCTATCCTGACAGGATCGAATCCGAGGGCGGTATCAAGTCCCACCACAATGTAGGCGGTCTTCCATCTGTTATGGACTTCAAGGCAATTGTAGAACCTATAGATGATCTTTACAAAGATGAGGTTCGTGAAGTTGCCCGCGCACTTGAGCTTCCACACGAGATATCAGAAAGGATGCCATTCCCGGGTCCCGGACTTTCTGTAAGGATCGTTGGTAAGGTAACCGAAGAGCTTGTAGAGGCTGTAAGGGAAGCCAATGCAATCGTTGAGGAAGAACTTGTAGAGCAGTTCCAGCCATGGCAGACCTTTGCCGCAATTGTCGGAAAGGGAACCGGTGTGAAAGGTGACGTAAGGGTTCACGGCTGGATCGTTGCTGTAAGGGCAGTTGGTTCAAGGGATGGAATGACTGCAGAGGCAATGGAACTTCCATGGAGTGTCCTCAGGAAGATCGAGTCAAGGATAACTGCTGAGATTCCTTCCGTTGCAAGAGTGCTTTATGACCTCACGCCAAAACCACCTGCAACAATTGAATTCGAGTAA